One window of Robiginitalea biformata HTCC2501 genomic DNA carries:
- a CDS encoding dipeptidase — translation MLLFDIHLDLAMNAMEWNRDLTRPISEIRRREAGWDDKPDRGKGTVCFPEMIRGSVGLCVATLIARHVKPGNPLPGWHSPAQAWAQTQGQLAWYREMERQGHLRCITSAQLLDEHVRLWQEDSGGPIGYVLSLEGADSIVEPRLLQRSYDMGLRIVGPAHYGPGTYARGTHAEGGLGPAGRELLAEMDRLGMILDVTHLSDDGFWEALEMFQGPVWASHSNSRKLVPDQRQFADDQFRALLERGAVIGTALDAWMLVPGWVKGQSNPQNTDVGLRHVADHLEYLCNLAGNTRHAALGTDLDGGFGKEQGPADLDTIAGLQQLVPMLTERGFTRDDVANIFHGNAIRFLKEAWK, via the coding sequence ATGCTGCTATTCGATATCCACCTGGACCTGGCGATGAATGCCATGGAATGGAACCGGGACCTGACGCGGCCCATTTCGGAAATCCGCCGGCGCGAAGCCGGTTGGGACGATAAACCGGATCGCGGGAAAGGAACCGTCTGCTTCCCGGAAATGATTCGCGGATCTGTGGGCCTTTGCGTGGCTACGCTGATTGCGCGCCATGTAAAACCGGGAAACCCGCTGCCGGGGTGGCATTCCCCGGCCCAGGCCTGGGCCCAGACCCAGGGGCAACTCGCCTGGTACCGCGAAATGGAGCGGCAGGGCCACTTGCGATGTATCACCTCGGCGCAGCTCCTGGACGAACACGTACGCCTCTGGCAAGAGGATTCCGGCGGGCCCATCGGGTACGTACTCAGCCTGGAAGGTGCCGACTCCATCGTGGAGCCCCGGCTCCTGCAACGATCCTACGACATGGGACTCCGGATTGTGGGGCCGGCCCATTACGGCCCCGGCACCTATGCCCGGGGAACGCACGCTGAAGGGGGGCTCGGGCCTGCCGGGCGGGAGTTACTGGCAGAGATGGATCGCCTCGGGATGATCCTGGACGTTACCCACCTGAGCGATGACGGGTTCTGGGAGGCCCTTGAGATGTTTCAGGGGCCCGTTTGGGCGAGCCATTCGAATTCCAGGAAACTCGTCCCGGACCAGCGCCAGTTTGCGGACGACCAGTTTCGCGCCCTGCTCGAACGGGGGGCTGTTATCGGCACGGCCCTGGATGCCTGGATGCTCGTGCCCGGTTGGGTGAAGGGCCAATCGAACCCCCAGAACACCGATGTGGGCCTCCGGCATGTTGCAGATCACCTGGAATACCTGTGCAACCTGGCGGGAAATACCCGACACGCCGCCCTGGGCACGGACCTGGACGGGGGTTTCGGAAAGGAACAGGGGCCTGCAGACCTGGATACGATTGCGGGGCTGCAACAACTGGTCCCCATGCTCACGGAACGAGGGTTTACCCGGGACGATGTGGCGAACATCTTCCACGGCAATGCCATCCGCTTCCTCAAAGAGGCCTGGAAGTAA
- a CDS encoding D-TA family PLP-dependent enzyme has protein sequence MAANSAGSAAPAWYEIQNAREVPSPALLVYPERIRRNIDAMIRIAGSPDRLRPHIKTHKTAEIIQMQRGRGIDRFKCATIAEAELLGSLGAGDILLAYQPVGPDQERLLRLQAAYPGVRFAALVDHEETLKALGELATSHNAQIRLYLDLNTGMDRTGIVPGAAAAALYRKIAAHPHLEACGLHAYDGHNRQTDTSERQAAADKAFEGVAKLRDQLVSEGLDVPAIIAGGSPSFPMHASREGVELSPGTTLLWDARYQSLFPDMPFEIAAVLLTRVVSHPRPGIACLDLGHKAIAPEMDFPRVALPELPGCRQVGQSEEHLVLDCGEGAVPEIGQVLYGFPMHICPTVAKYPELLVVEDRQVRKAWKVAARDYKIKI, from the coding sequence ATGGCAGCAAACTCCGCAGGCTCAGCAGCTCCCGCCTGGTACGAAATCCAAAACGCCCGGGAAGTCCCCTCCCCGGCCCTGTTGGTGTATCCCGAGCGTATCCGCAGGAACATCGACGCGATGATCCGAATCGCGGGGAGCCCCGACCGCCTCAGGCCCCATATTAAAACGCACAAGACGGCCGAAATCATCCAAATGCAAAGGGGGCGGGGTATCGACCGGTTTAAATGCGCAACCATTGCCGAAGCGGAATTGCTCGGCAGCCTCGGGGCCGGGGATATCCTGCTGGCTTATCAACCCGTCGGCCCGGACCAGGAACGATTATTACGCTTGCAGGCGGCCTACCCCGGGGTGCGGTTTGCAGCCCTCGTGGACCACGAGGAAACCCTGAAAGCATTGGGGGAACTGGCCACCTCCCACAATGCGCAAATCCGCCTTTACCTGGACCTGAATACGGGAATGGACCGCACGGGGATTGTTCCGGGAGCGGCGGCTGCGGCCCTGTACCGAAAAATCGCCGCCCACCCCCACCTGGAAGCCTGCGGGTTGCACGCCTACGACGGCCACAACCGCCAGACCGATACCAGCGAGCGACAGGCGGCCGCGGACAAGGCATTTGAAGGGGTCGCCAAACTGCGGGACCAGTTGGTTTCCGAAGGGTTGGACGTGCCGGCAATCATTGCGGGAGGCTCGCCGAGCTTCCCAATGCACGCCTCCCGGGAAGGCGTGGAACTCAGCCCGGGCACTACATTGCTCTGGGACGCCCGTTACCAAAGCCTCTTTCCGGACATGCCCTTTGAGATAGCGGCCGTATTGCTCACCCGGGTGGTGAGCCACCCCCGGCCGGGTATAGCCTGCCTGGATCTGGGCCACAAAGCCATCGCCCCGGAAATGGACTTTCCCCGTGTCGCATTGCCCGAACTGCCCGGATGCCGACAGGTGGGCCAGAGCGAGGAACACCTGGTCCTGGATTGCGGGGAAGGCGCTGTGCCGGAGATCGGACAGGTCCTTTACGGGTTTCCGATGCACATCTGCCCGACTGTAGCCAAATACCCGGAACTGCTGGTGGTGGAAGACCGGCAGGTGCGGAAGGCCTGGAAAGTTGCTGCCCGGGACTACAAAATTAAAATATAA
- a CDS encoding RidA family protein, translating to MNPNPAEVLKSLENELPPAPPPAGLYKPVLELDGFLYVSGQGPMQKDGSLMRGRAGDDLDLSQAKAAARQVGLTMLSTIRTHFGSVDRIDRLVKTLGMVNATPEFPDHPLVINGFSELMQEVFGPDKGVGVRSAVGMMLPGNIPVEVEAVFKLR from the coding sequence ATGAATCCTAACCCTGCAGAAGTCCTCAAGTCCCTTGAAAATGAACTCCCCCCCGCCCCGCCCCCGGCCGGGTTGTATAAGCCCGTCCTTGAACTGGACGGCTTCCTCTACGTATCCGGGCAGGGGCCCATGCAGAAAGACGGCTCGCTGATGCGCGGCCGGGCGGGAGACGACCTGGACCTCAGCCAGGCTAAGGCCGCCGCCCGGCAGGTGGGCCTGACCATGCTCTCCACCATCCGGACCCATTTTGGGTCGGTAGACCGCATCGACCGGTTGGTGAAGACCCTCGGGATGGTCAATGCCACGCCCGAATTCCCGGACCACCCCCTGGTAATCAACGGGTTCAGCGAACTGATGCAGGAGGTCTTCGGGCCGGACAAAGGCGTGGGGGTCCGAAGCGCCGTGGGGATGATGCTCCCGGGAAACATCCCGGTGGAAGTGGAAGCTGTGTTTAAACTCCGCTGA
- a CDS encoding gluconate:H+ symporter, which produces MPLLIVFGGILLLFLLVARLKLNAFIAFIIVCLLVGFGQGMSVDGVITAIQNGIGNTLGFLILILGFGAMLGKLVADSGAAQRITSALIAKFGRRYIQWAVVLTGFIVGIPMFYSVGFVILVPLVFTVAASTRLPLLYVGIPMLASLSVTHGYLPPHPAPTAIVGMFGADFGKTLLYGIIVAIPAIVVAGPLLSRTFKNIPASPMKEFVNPEILEEDQMPGMGVSIFTALLPVLLIAVATLAEYVLPEGHVLLKILQFAGNPVIAMLLAVLVAIYTLGLARGKSMKEVMGTAAEGVTGITMVTLVIAGAGALKEVLVDSGVSDYIAEMLKDTTISPLILAWGIATVIRVCVGSATVAGLTAAGIAMPLLQGSGVSPELMVLAIGSGSLMLSHVNDSGFWLFKEYFNLSVNDTLRTWTVMETTVGIMGLLGVLVLNAIL; this is translated from the coding sequence ATGCCCTTACTCATTGTATTCGGCGGCATTCTCCTGCTATTCCTGCTGGTGGCCCGCCTCAAACTCAACGCCTTTATTGCATTTATCATCGTCTGCCTGCTCGTCGGATTCGGACAGGGTATGTCCGTGGACGGTGTCATCACCGCCATCCAGAACGGAATTGGCAACACCCTGGGTTTTCTGATCCTGATACTCGGGTTTGGCGCCATGCTCGGCAAGCTGGTGGCAGACAGCGGTGCCGCCCAGCGAATCACCTCGGCCCTGATTGCAAAATTCGGCCGCAGGTATATCCAGTGGGCCGTGGTCCTGACCGGTTTTATCGTGGGAATCCCCATGTTTTATTCGGTGGGCTTCGTGATCCTGGTCCCCCTGGTGTTTACCGTGGCGGCATCCACGCGCCTGCCCCTGCTCTACGTGGGGATTCCCATGCTGGCGTCCCTTTCGGTTACCCACGGCTACCTGCCACCCCACCCCGCCCCCACCGCCATTGTCGGGATGTTCGGGGCCGATTTCGGGAAGACGCTCCTGTACGGTATAATCGTCGCCATCCCCGCAATCGTCGTGGCCGGCCCGCTGCTTTCCCGTACGTTTAAGAATATCCCGGCCTCCCCGATGAAGGAATTCGTCAACCCGGAGATCCTGGAGGAGGACCAGATGCCCGGGATGGGGGTGAGTATCTTCACGGCCCTCCTGCCGGTCCTCCTGATCGCGGTTGCCACCCTGGCGGAATACGTGCTCCCGGAAGGGCATGTGCTATTGAAAATCCTGCAGTTTGCCGGGAACCCGGTAATCGCCATGTTGCTGGCCGTCCTCGTTGCGATTTACACCCTGGGGCTCGCCCGGGGCAAAAGCATGAAGGAGGTGATGGGGACTGCGGCCGAAGGCGTCACGGGCATTACGATGGTGACCCTGGTCATCGCCGGGGCCGGGGCGCTGAAAGAAGTCCTCGTGGACAGCGGGGTAAGCGATTACATCGCGGAGATGCTCAAGGACACCACCATTTCCCCGCTGATCCTCGCCTGGGGGATCGCCACGGTCATCCGTGTATGCGTGGGTTCGGCAACGGTAGCCGGGCTCACAGCTGCGGGGATCGCCATGCCGCTGCTTCAGGGGAGCGGTGTTTCCCCGGAACTGATGGTCCTCGCCATCGGCTCGGGGAGCCTGATGCTTTCCCATGTCAACGACAGCGGTTTCTGGCTGTTTAAGGAATATTTCAACCTGTCCGTCAACGACACGCTGCGCACCTGGACGGTGATGGAAACCACCGTCGGTATCATGGGCCTTCTTGGCGTGCTGGTGCTGAATGCCATTTTATAG
- a CDS encoding endonuclease/exonuclease/phosphatase family protein, whose amino-acid sequence MDLKKGLQLFGCLAVLLSLLPLIAADYWWIRMFDFPHLQLTALTLLAILAFFWKFELREPRDYAFIAILAGCLTFQVSRIYPFTPLADMEILAAQTKSAPGIRMVTANVLQSNKTDSLLAAQIKAYNPDLLLLTEANARWRDALAPVTGKRFSYKEEIPLENTYGMLLYSKFPLIEPEVRFMVDDSIPSIHTRIKLPSGDTLQLHCIHPTPPMPQHNPMSTDRDAELMRTARLTRQSDYPAIVLGDFNDVAWSESTGLFQRVGRLLDPRKGRGFFNTYHAQNWILRWPLDHIFAHREFRLRDLEVMPDIGSDHFPVYIHLDYFPEGAGDQSPEPASEEDLQTASDIIGQEIRQDSGNGSDDRGGKPDGDG is encoded by the coding sequence ATGGACCTTAAAAAAGGACTGCAATTATTCGGATGCCTCGCGGTACTCCTCTCGCTCCTGCCGCTCATCGCGGCAGACTACTGGTGGATCCGCATGTTCGATTTCCCGCACCTCCAACTCACTGCCCTGACCCTGCTGGCCATACTCGCTTTTTTCTGGAAATTCGAGTTGCGGGAGCCCAGGGATTACGCGTTTATAGCCATCCTTGCAGGGTGCCTTACATTTCAGGTGTCGCGAATTTACCCGTTTACGCCCCTGGCGGATATGGAGATACTCGCGGCCCAAACAAAATCCGCCCCGGGTATCCGCATGGTCACTGCAAACGTCCTCCAATCGAACAAAACAGACAGCCTGCTGGCCGCGCAAATCAAGGCGTACAACCCGGACCTGCTATTGCTGACCGAGGCAAACGCCCGCTGGCGGGACGCCCTGGCACCCGTAACGGGCAAGCGATTTTCCTATAAGGAGGAAATCCCCCTGGAGAATACATATGGGATGCTGCTTTATTCAAAATTTCCCTTGATCGAGCCGGAGGTGCGTTTTATGGTAGACGACAGTATCCCGTCCATCCACACCCGTATCAAACTCCCTTCCGGGGATACGCTGCAGCTACACTGCATCCACCCCACACCCCCCATGCCCCAGCACAACCCCATGTCCACGGACCGGGATGCCGAACTGATGCGAACGGCCCGCCTGACCCGTCAAAGTGATTACCCGGCAATCGTGCTGGGAGATTTCAATGACGTGGCCTGGTCGGAGAGCACCGGCCTGTTCCAGCGGGTGGGCCGGCTCCTGGACCCCAGGAAAGGCCGGGGATTTTTCAATACCTACCACGCACAAAATTGGATCCTTAGGTGGCCCCTGGACCACATTTTTGCCCACAGGGAATTCCGCCTGAGGGATTTGGAGGTGATGCCGGACATTGGCTCGGACCATTTCCCGGTATATATACACCTGGACTACTTTCCGGAGGGAGCCGGGGATCAGTCCCCGGAACCGGCCAGCGAAGAAGACCTGCAGACTGCCTCCGATATCATCGGCCAGGAAATCCGCCAGGATTCCGGGAATGGCAGTGATGACAGAGGGGGCAAACCCGATGGGGACGGTTAG
- a CDS encoding BamA/TamA family outer membrane protein, protein MQRMSQNKTFHQGLCRPVQWAARAILAALLFQGCATYKPQVKKSVPTAGPAAASPEYTFFLAGGWGHTDPEKPAESLTRLESELAAAGTNSELLLLGDMISEEPGNRERDSALLGEQLDLLRRFQGRTTLIPGNNEWKEFSARKRKWVEDYMEERDTALKMQLVGECPIEYRDINDRLAIILVDSKWFISNWSRVEHINEACVVMDTRKRFAEELDGYINDAQGKNLIIAMHHPLFSNGKYAGKETLGSHMRPAPVIGTMIHATADLGAFSPDRLISRRYNYLRILVSALAQKSDRAVVVSAHEESLQYLRSESIHQIISGSLGRATATHRSKETLATVGGSLEYEGIYTNGSRGFSRLDTYPDGSVSVRFFPEGGQEVSYELLPALPEPESGGPYEMPAEAEVASRVLDDPEQYRKNGFYTFLWGDRYREYFGEKVTAPVASLDTLYGGLKVTQKGGGHQSYSIRLEDAQGRQYAMRSLRKDALKFLAFKVPGVAYVPDDYKETLAHEVVSDFFTTAHPYMQLVISPLARSIGVNHSSPSLYYIPKQEALGELNAEFGDELYFIEERPSDEQLNYKGYRRTIDEKGEIKDFESTTDMLELLRSDESYTLDQRAYVRARLFDMLIGDWDRHQDQWRWVEYEKPDGSVEFMPVPRDRDNAFPKFDGTALPVIQWFAPGSRRFQSFGPEYGNLKWLNTSGGRLDKVLLPDMRQEDWVAEARYIQEHLGDAEIDAAFERLPQEVQDSTAASIRNDLKVRLKNLHQAALAYGESLDRRVILRGTEKDDIIEIERLPEGNTRVVIRRNLTDEPNTVMLDRTLEAAETRELWIYGLGDDDIFRVTGPGTGRTFIRLIGGYGEDRFEIGNDSRLKVYDWEYEKTEFSNREPRHQYTNIYSTNTYHWRYYEPSFNKLVPFLGFRVDDGLAIGATDTYTYKGFNGEDFRQQHRFGAKYFFNFGALEASYSGVYANALPGWNFETEAYYASNRFVRNFFGIGNETVNLEDDLDIDYYRARVQSARASAGLAYHTLKIRAVYETHKAQELEDRFFTPENLDPDVFTRQHYAGAETELSYHADDVDDFPTKAIYIGLSAGYQWNLRDAERHFGYLQSRLSLSHKVIPSGDLVLGTTAEVRTNFGGDYFFYQAPALGGDNGLRGYRDQRFTGRTYFYQSTDLRWRIKRYVTLVAPVTVGLYGGFDYGRVWNPGESSGVWHTSRGGGFWISGFNYLAFNIGYFNSREGNFFQVGFGFGF, encoded by the coding sequence ATGCAACGCATGTCCCAGAACAAAACATTTCACCAAGGCCTTTGCCGCCCGGTCCAATGGGCGGCCCGAGCCATCCTCGCAGCCCTCCTGTTCCAGGGGTGCGCCACCTACAAGCCACAGGTCAAAAAATCGGTCCCGACAGCCGGACCCGCGGCCGCTTCACCCGAATACACCTTTTTCCTGGCCGGCGGCTGGGGCCACACAGACCCCGAGAAGCCCGCGGAATCCCTCACCCGCCTGGAAAGCGAACTGGCAGCTGCCGGCACGAATTCCGAATTGCTCCTTTTGGGGGATATGATCTCGGAGGAGCCCGGAAACCGGGAGCGGGATTCGGCCCTGTTGGGCGAGCAACTGGATTTGCTCCGCCGGTTTCAGGGACGGACCACGCTGATTCCAGGGAATAACGAATGGAAGGAATTCTCGGCGCGCAAACGCAAGTGGGTGGAGGATTACATGGAAGAGCGGGATACTGCCCTCAAGATGCAGCTCGTCGGCGAATGCCCCATCGAATACCGGGATATCAACGACCGCCTGGCGATCATCCTGGTGGATTCCAAATGGTTTATCTCGAATTGGTCGCGGGTGGAACACATCAATGAAGCGTGCGTCGTGATGGATACCCGGAAGCGCTTTGCTGAGGAGCTGGACGGGTATATCAACGATGCCCAGGGAAAAAACCTCATTATCGCCATGCACCACCCACTCTTCAGCAACGGGAAATACGCCGGGAAAGAAACCCTTGGGAGCCATATGCGACCCGCCCCGGTTATTGGAACGATGATCCACGCCACTGCCGACCTGGGCGCCTTTTCGCCCGACCGCCTGATCTCCCGCCGATACAACTACCTGCGTATCCTCGTCTCGGCCCTGGCGCAGAAATCCGACCGGGCCGTCGTCGTATCCGCCCATGAGGAGAGCCTGCAGTACCTGAGGTCGGAGTCCATCCACCAGATTATCAGCGGTTCCCTGGGCCGGGCCACGGCAACCCACCGGTCAAAAGAAACCCTGGCAACCGTTGGGGGATCCCTGGAATACGAGGGTATCTATACAAACGGTTCCCGGGGATTTTCCCGGCTGGACACCTATCCGGACGGGTCCGTTTCGGTCCGGTTTTTCCCGGAAGGGGGGCAGGAAGTGTCCTATGAACTGCTGCCGGCCCTGCCGGAACCCGAATCCGGCGGACCGTATGAAATGCCCGCCGAGGCGGAAGTGGCCTCCAGGGTACTGGACGATCCGGAGCAATACCGGAAGAACGGTTTCTACACCTTCCTGTGGGGGGATCGCTACCGGGAGTATTTCGGGGAGAAAGTCACGGCGCCGGTGGCCTCCCTCGATACGCTTTACGGGGGGCTGAAGGTCACCCAGAAAGGGGGCGGCCACCAGTCGTATTCCATCCGCCTGGAAGATGCCCAGGGCAGACAATACGCCATGCGCTCCCTCCGCAAGGACGCCCTGAAATTCCTGGCCTTCAAGGTCCCCGGGGTGGCTTACGTCCCGGACGACTACAAGGAGACGCTGGCACACGAGGTGGTAAGCGATTTTTTTACCACGGCCCATCCCTACATGCAACTGGTTATCAGCCCGCTGGCAAGGAGTATCGGGGTCAACCACTCCAGCCCCAGCCTGTACTACATCCCCAAACAGGAAGCCCTGGGCGAACTGAATGCGGAGTTCGGCGACGAACTTTACTTTATCGAGGAACGCCCATCGGACGAGCAGCTGAATTACAAAGGGTACCGCCGCACCATCGACGAGAAGGGCGAGATCAAGGACTTTGAGAGCACGACGGACATGCTGGAGCTCCTGCGGAGCGATGAGTCCTACACCCTGGACCAACGGGCCTATGTCCGGGCCAGGCTTTTTGACATGCTCATAGGCGACTGGGACCGGCACCAGGACCAGTGGCGCTGGGTGGAATACGAAAAGCCCGACGGTTCCGTGGAGTTTATGCCGGTCCCCAGGGACCGCGACAATGCGTTCCCGAAGTTTGACGGGACAGCCCTCCCGGTAATCCAGTGGTTTGCCCCGGGAAGCCGGCGCTTCCAGTCCTTTGGCCCGGAATACGGAAACCTGAAATGGCTGAATACCTCCGGCGGGCGCCTGGATAAGGTATTGCTCCCCGATATGCGACAAGAAGACTGGGTGGCCGAAGCCCGGTATATCCAGGAGCACCTCGGGGACGCGGAAATAGATGCCGCCTTTGAAAGGTTGCCGCAGGAGGTGCAGGACAGCACGGCCGCATCCATCCGCAACGACCTGAAAGTGCGACTGAAAAACCTGCATCAGGCGGCTCTGGCCTATGGGGAATCCCTGGATCGACGCGTAATCCTCCGCGGCACCGAAAAAGACGATATTATCGAGATAGAGCGACTGCCCGAAGGCAATACGCGGGTGGTAATCCGCCGCAACCTGACTGACGAGCCGAATACGGTGATGCTGGACCGTACCCTGGAGGCTGCGGAAACGCGGGAACTCTGGATTTACGGCCTGGGGGATGACGATATCTTCCGCGTCACCGGCCCGGGTACAGGAAGGACATTCATCCGCCTGATCGGGGGGTACGGGGAAGACCGGTTCGAAATCGGGAATGATTCACGCCTGAAGGTCTACGACTGGGAATACGAGAAGACCGAATTCTCCAACCGGGAACCCCGCCACCAGTATACGAACATCTATTCCACGAACACCTATCACTGGCGCTATTACGAGCCGAGTTTCAACAAACTGGTCCCCTTCCTCGGGTTTCGGGTAGACGACGGCCTGGCCATCGGTGCCACAGACACCTATACGTATAAAGGCTTCAACGGGGAGGACTTCCGGCAGCAGCACCGATTTGGCGCCAAGTACTTTTTTAATTTCGGAGCGCTCGAAGCTTCCTATTCCGGGGTGTATGCCAATGCCCTGCCGGGGTGGAACTTTGAGACGGAAGCCTATTACGCCTCCAACCGCTTTGTCCGGAACTTTTTCGGGATCGGCAATGAAACCGTGAACCTGGAGGACGACCTGGACATCGATTATTATCGCGCCCGCGTCCAGTCTGCCCGTGCAAGTGCCGGCCTCGCCTACCATACGCTGAAGATCCGGGCCGTGTACGAAACCCATAAGGCCCAGGAACTCGAAGACCGGTTCTTTACCCCTGAAAACCTGGACCCGGATGTCTTCACGCGCCAGCATTACGCGGGGGCCGAAACCGAGCTCAGCTACCATGCGGACGATGTGGACGATTTCCCCACAAAAGCCATTTACATCGGGTTATCGGCCGGGTATCAATGGAACCTCCGGGATGCCGAAAGGCATTTTGGCTACTTGCAAAGCCGCTTGTCGCTTTCCCATAAAGTAATCCCCTCCGGCGACCTGGTGCTGGGTACCACTGCGGAGGTTCGCACGAACTTCGGGGGCGATTATTTCTTCTACCAGGCCCCTGCCCTGGGTGGGGACAACGGATTGAGGGGGTACCGGGACCAACGATTCACGGGCAGGACGTATTTCTACCAGAGCACCGACCTGCGATGGCGGATCAAGCGATATGTCACCCTGGTGGCACCCGTAACCGTGGGGCTGTATGGCGGATTCGATTACGGCCGCGTCTGGAACCCCGGGGAATCATCCGGCGTATGGCACACAAGCCGGGGCGGGGGCTTCTGGATCAGCGGTTTCAATTACCTGGCATTCAACATCGGATATTTTAACTCCCGGGAAGGGAATTTCTTCCAGGTGGGTTTTGGATTTGGGTTTTAA
- a CDS encoding hemerythrin domain-containing protein: MNIYEAIRQDHDLQRSLLDQLLETSGDTSTRRTIFAKLKKELQVHADAEERFFYVPLIKKDATQEMARHGVAEHHEIDELVERLEETPFDSPGWLTLCKSLQEQVEHHLADEEKQFFQVSGKVLTESQKTGLAEEYSTYVEKNR, encoded by the coding sequence ATGAATATCTATGAAGCAATCCGGCAGGACCACGACCTGCAGCGCAGCCTGTTGGACCAATTACTGGAAACATCCGGAGATACCTCCACGCGCCGCACCATCTTTGCGAAATTGAAAAAGGAGCTCCAGGTTCATGCAGATGCGGAGGAACGATTTTTCTATGTTCCCCTGATCAAAAAGGACGCTACCCAGGAAATGGCCCGGCACGGGGTTGCCGAACACCATGAAATTGACGAACTTGTGGAGCGCCTGGAGGAAACCCCCTTCGATTCGCCCGGGTGGCTCACCCTGTGCAAATCGTTGCAGGAGCAGGTGGAGCACCACCTGGCAGATGAAGAAAAGCAATTTTTCCAGGTCTCCGGGAAAGTCCTGACCGAATCACAAAAGACCGGGTTGGCTGAGGAGTATTCGACCTACGTGGAAAAGAACCGCTAG
- a CDS encoding mechanosensitive ion channel family protein → METKFSEAWGKMQEKLLGWVDTLVLNLPNILIALVVFTIAVIFSKYTSRATLKLLDRSKLQDSMKNLISRLVSVVVILLGLFLVLGILNLSRALNTILAGAGVAGLAVGLALQGALANTYSGIVLSYVKYIKFGDWIHTNDYEGEVVNIDLRSVTLRQPDNNMVYIPNKMVVENPIKNYSTTAQSRVILTCGVGYSSDLEHVRQVVRDTLVKTFDEVEKDGDIIFLYTEFGSSSINFETRFWIDSTSALEVARARTEAMIAIKKAFDAEGINIPFPIRTLDFSGPLRVEHHNDSGPAEKE, encoded by the coding sequence ATGGAAACCAAATTTAGCGAAGCCTGGGGCAAGATGCAGGAGAAGCTCCTGGGATGGGTAGACACCCTCGTCCTGAACCTGCCGAATATCCTGATCGCCCTGGTGGTCTTCACCATTGCGGTGATTTTTTCAAAATACACCAGCCGGGCCACCTTAAAACTCCTGGATCGCTCCAAACTCCAGGATTCCATGAAAAACCTGATCTCCCGCCTGGTTTCGGTGGTCGTGATCCTTCTGGGCCTGTTCCTGGTGCTGGGCATCCTGAATCTGAGCCGGGCGCTGAACACCATCCTGGCAGGTGCCGGGGTGGCCGGCCTTGCAGTGGGTCTCGCCCTGCAGGGGGCCCTGGCAAACACCTATTCCGGTATCGTCCTCTCCTATGTCAAGTATATCAAGTTCGGCGACTGGATCCACACAAATGACTACGAGGGGGAGGTGGTCAACATCGACCTGCGGTCGGTTACCCTGAGGCAACCCGACAACAACATGGTGTATATCCCCAATAAGATGGTGGTGGAAAACCCGATTAAAAATTACAGTACCACGGCCCAGTCGCGGGTAATCCTCACCTGCGGGGTCGGGTACAGTTCGGACCTGGAGCACGTAAGGCAGGTGGTTCGGGACACCCTGGTCAAAACGTTCGACGAGGTGGAGAAAGACGGGGATATCATATTCCTGTATACGGAATTCGGTTCGAGTTCCATCAATTTTGAAACGCGCTTCTGGATCGATTCCACATCGGCCCTCGAGGTCGCCCGGGCCAGGACCGAGGCGATGATCGCCATCAAGAAAGCCTTCGATGCGGAAGGGATCAACATCCCGTTCCCGATCCGGACGCTGGATTTTTCCGGGCCGCTACGGGTGGAACACCATAACGATTCCGGGCCGGCAGAAAAAGAATGA